The following coding sequences are from one Methanococcoides orientis window:
- the porB gene encoding pyruvate synthase subunit PorB, whose protein sequence is MKSLLAPGHRGCAGCCDAMAAKFTLMAAGEDCIVVSPTGCLEVMTTPYPESSWEIPWIHSLFENNAAVASGIEAALKAKGEMGNTKIIAMGGDGATLDIGMRSVSGAFERGHDFTFVCIDNEAYMNTGVQRSGATPFAASTTTSPSGTVSFGNIRPKKNMPAIIAAHGSPYIATTSIGYPKDMIRKVKTAVDVEGPTYVHAHSPCTTGWGFDTSKTVEVAKMAVETCLWPLYEMEDGEITKVKKIKNPKPVEDYLKMQRRFKHLFTKEGGDDFIKQIQALADKNIEKFGLQ, encoded by the coding sequence ATGAAATCACTTTTAGCACCAGGACACAGGGGATGCGCAGGTTGCTGTGACGCAATGGCTGCAAAGTTCACACTCATGGCTGCCGGCGAGGACTGTATTGTTGTAAGTCCTACCGGATGTCTTGAAGTTATGACCACCCCATATCCTGAATCCTCATGGGAAATCCCATGGATCCACTCACTCTTTGAGAACAACGCAGCAGTCGCATCAGGCATTGAAGCTGCACTCAAGGCAAAAGGCGAGATGGGCAACACAAAGATCATTGCAATGGGCGGTGACGGTGCAACCCTTGATATCGGTATGCGCTCCGTATCCGGTGCATTCGAGCGTGGACACGATTTCACATTCGTCTGTATCGACAACGAAGCATACATGAACACCGGTGTACAGAGAAGTGGTGCAACACCATTTGCTGCATCTACCACAACAAGTCCATCCGGTACAGTATCTTTCGGTAACATCCGTCCAAAGAAGAACATGCCTGCTATCATAGCTGCACATGGTTCACCATACATTGCTACAACTTCCATCGGATATCCAAAGGATATGATCAGGAAGGTCAAGACAGCAGTCGATGTAGAAGGTCCTACCTATGTGCATGCACATTCACCATGTACAACAGGATGGGGATTCGATACTTCCAAGACCGTAGAGGTCGCAAAGATGGCAGTAGAGACATGCCTCTGGCCACTCTATGAAATGGAAGATGGTGAGATCACCAAGGTCAAGAAGATCAAGAATCCAAAACCAGTAGAAGATTATCTCAAGATGCAGCGCCGTTTCAAGCACCTTTTCACAAAGGAAGGCGGAGACGATTTCATAAAACAGATCCAGGCGCTCGCTGACAAGAACATTGAGAAATTCGGGTTACAGTAA
- a CDS encoding alanine/glycine:cation symporter family protein, translated as MDFLNLFSPETDILSILRNIDSFVWGPPLLLFLVGTGVYLTLSLGFIQVFRLPLALRYVISPEPSDNDNAGDISSFAALTTALAATIGTGNIVGVATAIKAGGPGALFWMWLAAFFGMAIKYAECMLAVKYRTVDENGQMAGGPMHYITNGLSDKFYSRPLAVFFAFSGIGVAFFGIGIFPQVNAIADSAAITLNVPPFYTAVVITVLVAMVTIGGIRSISKVAQVAVPFMAIAYVLGCLLIIATNATALPSTISLIINSAFTPTAAAGGFLGSTMILAVQMGIARGVFSNESGLGSAPIAAAAARIKEPAKQGLISMTGTFFDTIILCTMTGIVLVMTGSWTSEYEGAYMTSYAFSTGLESIGIYIVGIGLMFFAFTTILGWNYYGERCVEFLVGVRGIMPYRIIYIALVGGGVYLTLDTIWILADIVNGLMVIPNLIAILALRKIISHETRKYFDGLKEEKDSY; from the coding sequence ATGGATTTTCTGAACCTGTTCAGTCCCGAAACTGATATTCTCAGTATTCTCAGGAACATCGATAGCTTTGTCTGGGGACCACCATTGCTGCTCTTCCTTGTGGGAACAGGAGTATACCTCACGCTTAGCCTCGGTTTCATACAGGTCTTCAGGTTACCTCTGGCATTGCGTTATGTGATAAGCCCAGAGCCTTCAGACAACGATAATGCTGGAGATATTTCCAGCTTCGCAGCCCTGACAACGGCCCTTGCAGCTACAATTGGAACAGGGAACATCGTGGGTGTTGCCACTGCTATCAAGGCAGGAGGACCTGGTGCTCTTTTCTGGATGTGGCTGGCAGCGTTCTTCGGAATGGCAATAAAATATGCCGAATGCATGCTTGCAGTAAAGTACAGGACCGTCGATGAGAACGGACAGATGGCAGGCGGACCCATGCACTACATAACTAACGGCCTTTCGGACAAGTTCTATAGCAGACCACTTGCGGTCTTTTTCGCCTTTAGTGGCATCGGTGTTGCATTCTTCGGGATAGGCATCTTCCCACAGGTCAATGCGATCGCTGATTCAGCAGCTATAACACTCAATGTCCCCCCATTCTACACTGCAGTTGTAATTACTGTACTTGTGGCCATGGTAACGATCGGCGGTATCCGAAGCATATCGAAGGTCGCACAGGTAGCAGTTCCATTCATGGCAATAGCCTATGTGCTGGGATGTTTGCTCATAATAGCCACAAATGCCACCGCACTCCCTTCAACGATTTCACTGATCATAAATTCCGCTTTCACACCGACAGCTGCAGCAGGTGGCTTCCTCGGCTCCACCATGATCCTCGCGGTCCAGATGGGGATCGCAAGAGGAGTGTTCTCCAATGAGTCGGGACTTGGAAGTGCACCAATAGCAGCAGCAGCAGCCCGGATAAAGGAGCCTGCCAAACAGGGCCTCATTTCTATGACAGGGACATTCTTCGACACAATAATCCTCTGCACAATGACGGGGATCGTCCTTGTAATGACAGGATCCTGGACAAGTGAATACGAAGGTGCTTACATGACCAGCTATGCATTTTCCACAGGTCTTGAAAGCATCGGGATCTACATTGTCGGAATAGGACTGATGTTCTTTGCATTTACGACCATACTTGGCTGGAACTACTACGGAGAAAGATGTGTGGAATTCCTTGTGGGTGTCCGGGGGATCATGCCCTACAGGATCATCTACATCGCACTTGTAGGAGGCGGAGTCTACCTTACACTTGATACCATCTGGATCCTTGCAGACATTGTCAACGGACTTATGGTGATCCCGAACCTGATAGCTATCCTGGCATTACGCAAGATAATATCTCATGAGACCAGAAAATACTTTGATGGGCTTAAAGAGGAAAAAGACAGCTATTGA
- the nth gene encoding endonuclease III, with the protein MDNTENFDQIWSILKNEYPDPQPELDYTNEFELLIATILSAQCTDAQVNRVTAELFSKYPDAGSLAAADINDLEKEIYSTGFYRAKSKNIKRSSQLIISDFEGKVPDTMEDLTSLPGVARKTANIVLARGFGKVEGIAVDTHVKRVSGKLGLTENTDPKKIEQDLMKLGDQAEWDDLSMTLILHGRRVCDAKKPKCGICVVADLCPSRIE; encoded by the coding sequence ATGGACAATACAGAGAACTTCGACCAGATATGGTCTATACTTAAAAACGAATATCCTGATCCGCAACCTGAGCTGGATTACACTAACGAGTTCGAGCTCCTGATCGCGACTATCCTTTCAGCACAGTGCACAGATGCACAGGTGAACAGGGTTACAGCTGAGCTTTTCAGCAAGTATCCTGACGCAGGGTCTCTTGCTGCAGCTGATATCAATGATCTTGAAAAGGAGATATATTCCACCGGGTTCTATCGGGCAAAATCTAAGAACATCAAAAGGTCATCACAGCTGATAATCTCTGATTTTGAAGGCAAGGTTCCGGATACCATGGAAGACCTGACCTCTCTCCCCGGGGTCGCAAGGAAGACTGCCAACATCGTTCTTGCGAGGGGGTTTGGCAAAGTTGAAGGCATTGCCGTGGACACACACGTGAAAAGGGTCTCCGGCAAACTTGGGCTTACTGAGAATACTGACCCGAAGAAGATCGAACAGGATCTTATGAAACTTGGGGATCAGGCTGAATGGGATGATCTTTCAATGACACTTATCCTTCACGGACGTCGGGTTTGTGATGCAAAAAAGCCGAAGTGTGGAATTTGTGTTGTTGCAGATCTGTGTCCTTCAAGGATCGAATAA
- the dinB gene encoding DNA polymerase IV: MSRVILHVDMDYFYAAIEEREDPSIKDKAVVVCMYSNRGEEGGAVSTCNYIAREAGIHSAMPCRLAKSIKPDAVYLPVRKEFYTEVSNRIMEILRSYADGDGELFEKISIDEAFIEITDGAGGDFGRAEQIAERIKADVKEMEGLTCSVGIGPNKIIAKMASSRQKPDGITLIREGEVGDFLNEMPVSKLWGIGNVTEDKLAEMGIETVSQLAGRDVQELIGAFGKTRGTWLKMAASGIDDSPVKEKTSSDQIGRMASLTHDTRKSDLVLSLLDELVDDVFGKVQARSVSFRSVTVTAIYSNFKTVTKSHTLNHPVAEKAILREVSYQIMGELLDNSRLNLRRIGVRVGNLQENKGQKTLAEFF, from the coding sequence ATGTCCCGAGTTATCCTCCATGTTGATATGGACTACTTTTATGCCGCCATCGAAGAGCGTGAAGACCCTTCAATTAAGGACAAGGCGGTCGTTGTGTGCATGTATTCCAACAGGGGTGAGGAAGGGGGGGCGGTAAGCACCTGCAATTACATTGCAAGGGAGGCAGGGATACATTCGGCAATGCCCTGCAGGCTTGCGAAGTCCATCAAGCCGGATGCTGTATACCTGCCGGTCAGGAAAGAGTTCTATACAGAGGTCTCAAACCGGATAATGGAGATCCTCAGGTCATACGCTGATGGTGATGGCGAGCTTTTTGAGAAGATAAGTATCGATGAGGCTTTCATAGAGATCACCGATGGGGCAGGTGGTGACTTTGGCAGAGCAGAGCAGATCGCAGAGCGTATCAAAGCGGATGTAAAGGAGATGGAGGGTCTTACCTGCTCGGTGGGTATTGGTCCTAACAAGATCATTGCCAAGATGGCATCCTCCCGGCAGAAACCGGACGGTATCACTCTTATCCGGGAAGGGGAGGTAGGAGATTTCCTGAATGAGATGCCTGTTTCAAAGCTCTGGGGTATAGGCAATGTCACCGAAGATAAGCTGGCAGAGATGGGCATTGAGACCGTGAGCCAGCTTGCAGGGCGGGATGTTCAGGAGCTGATCGGAGCTTTCGGAAAGACTCGTGGTACGTGGCTCAAAATGGCTGCATCGGGTATCGATGACAGTCCGGTAAAGGAGAAGACCAGCTCTGACCAGATAGGGAGGATGGCTTCGCTGACCCATGATACTCGCAAGAGCGATCTTGTGCTATCTCTGCTGGATGAGCTTGTGGACGATGTGTTCGGAAAAGTTCAGGCACGAAGTGTATCTTTCAGGTCTGTTACAGTAACTGCTATTTATTCGAACTTCAAGACCGTAACTAAAAGCCACACTCTAAATCATCCTGTTGCAGAAAAGGCAATTCTTCGGGAGGTATCCTATCAGATAATGGGTGAGTTGCTGGATAACAGTAGGCTTAATCTCAGGCGTATCGGTGTGCGTGTTGGGAATCTTCAGGAAAACAAGGGTCAGAAAACACTGGCGGAGTTTTTCTAA
- a CDS encoding AAA family ATPase: protein MFLRTISLRDSKEIDENTYPFTIPVIRNFRELELTSNVTFFVGENGSGKSTLLEAIAHQAGFNTAGGSRNNLYDVEKSSSVFGEHLRFSWMPKVTEGFFLRSETFYNFASHIDELQKIDGRAYDAYGGKSLHERSHGESFLTLFNNRFGNGLYLLDEPEAALSPLRQLSLLKIIHDMELRGKAQFIIATHSPILMGYPNSQILDFDGDRITEVEYGDTDHYNITKDFLNARERYFRELFR from the coding sequence ATGTTCTTAAGGACAATTTCACTAAGGGACTCGAAAGAAATTGATGAAAATACTTACCCTTTTACAATTCCTGTTATCAGGAACTTTCGGGAACTTGAACTAACAAGCAATGTAACTTTCTTTGTAGGTGAGAACGGATCCGGTAAATCCACTTTGCTGGAAGCCATAGCCCATCAGGCAGGTTTCAATACTGCAGGGGGAAGCCGCAACAACCTTTACGATGTTGAAAAGTCTTCATCCGTGTTCGGTGAACATCTTCGTTTCTCGTGGATGCCAAAGGTAACTGAAGGCTTTTTCCTGAGGTCGGAAACGTTCTACAATTTTGCATCTCATATTGATGAGCTTCAGAAAATTGACGGGAGGGCATATGATGCCTATGGTGGAAAATCCCTTCACGAACGCTCTCATGGTGAGTCATTCCTTACTCTTTTCAACAACCGTTTTGGAAATGGCCTCTATCTCCTTGATGAACCGGAAGCTGCACTCTCTCCTTTGAGGCAGTTGTCGCTGCTGAAGATAATACATGACATGGAATTGAGGGGCAAGGCACAGTTCATTATTGCCACACATTCTCCTATACTCATGGGTTATCCCAATTCCCAGATCCTCGACTTTGATGGCGACCGCATAACCGAAGTCGAGTATGGGGATACAGACCATTACAATATCACAAAGGATTTCCTCAATGCAAGGGAGCGGTATTTCAGGGAACTTTTCCGCTGA
- a CDS encoding hydantoinase B/oxoprolinase family protein, translating to MSNSKKWHFWIDRGGTFTDVVAMRPDGRIITQKLLSEDPEHYEDAAIQGIRRTLGLSKNDELPTEKIECIKMGTTVGTNALLERKGEPSALVITKGFRDALRIGYQNRPEIFALDIKLPEVLYEQVIEVEERFSSQGEELIVPDEEKIRRDLELVYANGIRSLAVVLMHSYRYPEHELTIERIAQEIGFNSISLSHNVSPLIKIVGRGETTMVDTYLSPVLQRYVDRILSTLHAEGHNTKLLFMQSNGGLTDAMSFRGKDSILSGPAGGIVGAARVSEMAGFEKIIGFDMGGTSTDVAHYKGEYERSFENEVAGIHLYSPMMNIHTVAAGGGSILHFEEGRYQVGPDSAGSDPGPSCYRRGGPLTVTDCNVMLSRIIPGFFPNVFGQSGTMQMDADVVRSHFSELASKISADTGEKTTPEQVAEGFLTVAVENMANAIKKISTQRGYDLKDYTLCCFGGAGAQHACLVADSLGMSRVFIHPHAGVLSAYGMGLADQRMILERSVEKELTGKVISEIQRSFEELEKEGSAEMKEQGVSEENIVLERKVHVKYGGTDTSLEIGFGKIETIVENFLETHKDQFGFVMEDRNLVISSISLEIIGLNEIPEENISNEVAEGECSHETTVEMYAYGEYHQTPVFIRKCLKPGHVVKGAALIIEDTTTIVVEPSWKAEITPQNHIVLTRTEPTAEHVAIGTDADPVMLEVFNNRFMSIAEQMGYRLQNTAHSVNIKERLDFSCALFDNKGNLIANAPHIPVHLGSMEESVKAMIRSTKGKMKAGDAYMLNSPYAGGTHLPDITVISPVFCETEEVHFYVASRGHHADIGGLTPGSMPPKSRRIYEEGILIENFKLMDKGAFQEADTLKLLTSNDHPSRNPQQNIADLKAQVAANEKGIQQLEKMVEKYSLETVSSYMQHVQDNAEEAVRKVIEVLHDGSFTYTLDDGSQICVNITIDHEKRSACIDLTGTSPQQESNFNAPASICRAAVLYVFRTLVKENIPLNAGCMKPLEIIIPQECLLNPSYPAAVVAGNVETSQYIVDSLYAALGVMAASQGTMNNFTFGNHEYQYYETICGGSGAGDGFNGTDAVQTHMTNSRITDPEVLELRFPVLLEEFSIREGSGGKGRYNGGNGVVRKVRFLEKMKAAILSSHRKYPPFGMSGADGGKCGRNIVIRKSGECEEIEGTAQIDMYEGDVFVVETPGGGGFGQPD from the coding sequence ATGTCCAATAGTAAAAAATGGCATTTCTGGATCGACAGAGGCGGTACGTTCACTGATGTTGTCGCCATGAGACCGGATGGAAGGATCATTACACAAAAATTGCTCTCAGAAGACCCGGAGCACTATGAAGATGCAGCCATACAGGGTATACGCCGGACACTCGGGCTATCAAAAAATGATGAACTCCCCACAGAGAAAATAGAGTGCATCAAGATGGGAACCACCGTGGGAACAAATGCACTTCTGGAAAGGAAAGGCGAGCCATCTGCACTTGTGATAACCAAAGGCTTCAGGGATGCACTGCGGATAGGTTACCAGAACCGTCCGGAGATCTTCGCACTGGACATCAAACTGCCTGAAGTTCTCTATGAGCAAGTAATCGAAGTAGAAGAGAGGTTCAGTTCCCAAGGTGAAGAACTGATCGTGCCTGATGAAGAAAAGATCAGAAGGGATCTAGAACTCGTCTATGCTAACGGGATACGTTCGCTTGCAGTTGTGCTCATGCACTCATACAGATACCCCGAACATGAACTTACCATTGAGAGAATTGCACAGGAGATCGGTTTTAACAGCATCTCACTTTCCCACAACGTCAGTCCACTGATAAAGATCGTGGGTCGTGGAGAGACCACCATGGTCGATACCTACCTCTCGCCTGTCCTGCAGCGATATGTGGACAGGATACTTTCGACCCTCCATGCGGAGGGGCACAATACAAAATTGCTGTTCATGCAATCCAATGGCGGATTGACCGATGCAATGTCCTTCAGGGGGAAGGACAGCATCCTTTCAGGACCTGCAGGAGGGATAGTTGGAGCTGCCAGGGTCTCGGAGATGGCAGGATTTGAAAAGATCATCGGTTTCGACATGGGAGGAACATCCACCGATGTTGCACATTACAAAGGAGAATATGAGCGTTCCTTTGAGAACGAGGTCGCGGGAATACACCTCTATTCACCAATGATGAACATCCATACAGTTGCAGCCGGAGGAGGGTCCATCCTCCATTTTGAAGAAGGAAGATATCAGGTTGGACCTGATTCTGCAGGTTCCGATCCCGGCCCTTCCTGTTACAGACGTGGAGGTCCACTGACAGTTACAGACTGCAATGTGATGCTATCCAGGATCATCCCCGGGTTCTTCCCCAATGTTTTCGGACAATCCGGAACAATGCAAATGGATGCTGATGTAGTACGCTCTCATTTTTCCGAACTTGCATCGAAAATATCTGCAGACACAGGAGAGAAGACAACACCTGAACAGGTTGCTGAAGGTTTCCTGACCGTTGCCGTGGAGAACATGGCAAACGCGATCAAGAAGATCTCAACGCAGAGAGGATATGACCTGAAGGATTACACATTGTGCTGTTTCGGCGGTGCAGGTGCCCAGCATGCATGTCTCGTTGCGGATTCCCTCGGAATGTCACGTGTGTTCATACATCCCCATGCCGGAGTATTATCAGCGTATGGAATGGGGCTTGCAGACCAGAGGATGATCCTTGAGAGATCTGTGGAAAAAGAACTTACAGGTAAAGTGATCAGTGAGATCCAAAGATCGTTCGAAGAACTGGAAAAAGAGGGCTCTGCTGAAATGAAAGAACAGGGAGTTTCGGAAGAAAATATTGTCCTCGAACGTAAGGTGCATGTGAAATATGGAGGCACTGACACATCCCTTGAGATCGGCTTTGGAAAGATCGAAACGATCGTGGAAAACTTCCTTGAAACTCACAAAGATCAGTTCGGTTTTGTCATGGAAGACCGCAACCTTGTAATTTCCAGCATTTCACTGGAGATCATTGGACTAAATGAGATCCCGGAAGAGAACATCAGTAACGAAGTAGCAGAAGGCGAGTGTTCCCATGAAACAACCGTTGAGATGTACGCATACGGAGAATACCACCAGACTCCAGTATTCATAAGAAAATGCCTGAAACCCGGGCATGTGGTGAAAGGGGCTGCGCTCATAATCGAAGACACGACCACCATTGTTGTGGAGCCTTCATGGAAAGCAGAGATCACGCCGCAGAACCACATTGTACTAACTCGCACAGAACCAACGGCAGAACACGTTGCTATTGGCACTGATGCTGACCCTGTAATGCTAGAAGTTTTCAACAACCGCTTCATGTCCATTGCCGAACAGATGGGGTACCGTTTGCAAAACACCGCACATTCGGTCAATATAAAGGAACGTCTGGACTTTTCCTGTGCTCTTTTCGACAACAAAGGGAACCTTATAGCAAACGCCCCCCACATCCCGGTTCACTTGGGATCAATGGAGGAATCGGTCAAGGCAATGATCCGATCCACTAAAGGAAAAATGAAAGCAGGTGATGCCTACATGCTCAATTCCCCATATGCCGGAGGCACACATCTTCCAGATATTACTGTTATCTCACCTGTTTTTTGCGAAACAGAAGAAGTGCATTTCTATGTGGCTTCCCGTGGCCATCATGCGGACATAGGAGGGTTGACACCCGGGTCCATGCCACCAAAGAGCAGGAGAATATACGAAGAGGGGATCCTGATAGAGAATTTCAAACTGATGGACAAGGGAGCATTCCAGGAAGCGGATACCCTGAAATTATTGACATCGAACGACCACCCATCACGCAATCCTCAACAGAATATCGCAGACCTCAAAGCCCAGGTGGCTGCCAATGAAAAAGGGATACAACAGCTTGAGAAAATGGTGGAAAAATATTCACTTGAAACTGTCAGTTCATACATGCAGCATGTACAGGACAACGCCGAGGAAGCTGTCAGAAAGGTTATCGAAGTACTGCATGACGGCAGTTTTACCTACACACTTGATGACGGCAGCCAGATATGTGTCAATATTACCATCGATCATGAGAAACGCTCTGCATGCATCGATCTTACCGGCACCTCGCCACAGCAGGAGAGTAACTTCAATGCACCTGCCTCGATCTGCAGGGCTGCTGTGCTCTATGTTTTCCGCACCTTGGTAAAAGAGAACATCCCGCTGAACGCAGGATGCATGAAACCACTTGAGATCATCATACCACAGGAGTGCCTTTTGAATCCATCATATCCTGCTGCAGTGGTGGCAGGAAATGTCGAGACTTCACAGTACATTGTCGATTCCCTCTATGCTGCATTAGGAGTAATGGCAGCATCACAGGGGACAATGAACAATTTCACCTTCGGTAACCACGAATACCAGTATTATGAGACCATCTGCGGAGGTTCGGGAGCAGGAGATGGCTTTAACGGAACCGATGCTGTGCAGACACATATGACCAACTCCCGGATAACCGACCCGGAGGTACTTGAACTGCGTTTCCCCGTACTGCTTGAAGAGTTCTCAATAAGGGAAGGAAGCGGAGGAAAGGGTCGATACAATGGAGGTAACGGCGTGGTCCGCAAGGTACGCTTCCTTGAAAAAATGAAAGCAGCGATCCTTTCTTCACACAGGAAATACCCCCCTTTCGGAATGAGCGGTGCAGATGGAGGCAAATGCGGCAGGAACATAGTAATCAGAAAGAGTGGAGAATGCGAGGAGATCGAAGGGACTGCTCAGATAGATATGTATGAGGGCGATGTCTTTGTGGTAGAGACTCCAGGCGGCGGCGGGTTCGGGCAGCCAGATTAA
- a CDS encoding phosphatase PAP2 family protein, whose translation MSFSSLEVQIVQMLNSYPVLDPLMVFLSVMGEGTLWLLMGSYLYLSGSKRKAVYFGLVILSVWVTATVLKSWLTVPRPEDVRFVVEASGYSMPSIHSGMAFAAAMFLHSMAGRYSSLLWTGALIMAISRVFAGVHYPSDVIAGAILGIVIGYLWIRMEALTIVYVQKRENMD comes from the coding sequence ATGTCGTTCTCATCCCTGGAGGTCCAGATAGTTCAGATGCTGAACTCCTATCCAGTACTGGATCCTCTTATGGTGTTCCTTTCTGTTATGGGTGAAGGTACTTTGTGGTTATTAATGGGGTCATATCTTTACCTTTCCGGCTCAAAAAGAAAAGCAGTGTATTTTGGTCTGGTGATATTATCTGTGTGGGTAACGGCCACTGTTCTTAAATCCTGGCTAACGGTGCCAAGACCTGAGGACGTACGGTTTGTTGTAGAAGCATCAGGATATTCAATGCCAAGTATTCACTCAGGCATGGCATTTGCAGCAGCAATGTTCTTGCATTCAATGGCAGGGAGGTACAGTTCCCTTTTGTGGACTGGTGCTTTAATTATGGCTATTAGCCGTGTGTTTGCAGGGGTCCATTATCCATCAGATGTGATAGCTGGTGCTATTCTTGGTATTGTGATAGGATACCTCTGGATAAGAATGGAGGCTCTTACAATTGTATATGTACAAAAAAGAGAGAATATGGATTAA
- the purF gene encoding amidophosphoribosyltransferase — MKEECGVVGVLMHDADAQTKPASLQIYYALYALQHRGQESTGITVKCGKTVKSIKGMGLVPEVYAKEDLLKLKGNIGVGHVRYSTTGDSKIENCQPLMVNYKSGNVAIAHNGNLVNGHELRDELESEGRIFITNSDTEVIAHLLVKELLKHDPVQSIKAVMSRLKGSYSLALMIDDRLFAARDPLGFKPLCIGEISGGYVVASESVAIDTLNGKLTRDVKPGEVVEITDNGFESHQMFNEKNAAHCVFEYIYFARPDSIIDGQLVYKVREKIGRELAREHPVEADMVSPVPDSGITSAIGYSEESGIDYREGLMKNRYIGRTFILPGQAMRETAVRLKMNTISENLKDRKVILIDDSIVRGTTSRRIIEMVRNAGAKEIHARIGSPAIIAPCYLGIDMASRDELIAAKKPLEMVKDAIIADSLGYLSIDGLVKAIGIDRSELCLGCLTEIYPVEIPGEKCHRKQLKLNEFKNEN, encoded by the coding sequence ATGAAAGAAGAATGCGGCGTTGTCGGGGTGTTGATGCATGACGCAGATGCACAGACGAAACCCGCTTCACTTCAGATATACTATGCTCTCTATGCCTTACAGCATAGAGGACAGGAATCTACCGGAATTACGGTCAAATGTGGAAAGACCGTCAAGTCCATTAAAGGCATGGGTCTTGTCCCGGAAGTTTATGCCAAAGAGGATCTTCTGAAACTCAAAGGTAACATTGGTGTCGGCCATGTCCGATACTCAACTACCGGCGACTCAAAGATCGAGAACTGTCAGCCATTAATGGTCAATTACAAGAGTGGTAACGTTGCCATTGCACACAACGGCAATCTTGTGAACGGCCATGAACTTCGGGACGAACTTGAATCCGAAGGTCGAATCTTTATTACTAATTCTGATACAGAGGTCATAGCACACCTTCTTGTTAAGGAACTGCTAAAACATGATCCTGTGCAATCTATCAAAGCCGTGATGTCAAGACTTAAGGGATCCTACTCCCTTGCCCTGATGATCGATGACAGGCTATTTGCTGCCCGTGACCCCCTGGGATTCAAACCATTATGCATAGGGGAGATCAGCGGCGGATATGTTGTTGCATCAGAGAGTGTGGCTATTGACACGCTCAACGGCAAACTTACAAGGGATGTAAAACCCGGCGAAGTTGTAGAGATCACAGACAATGGCTTTGAAAGCCACCAGATGTTCAACGAAAAGAACGCTGCACATTGTGTTTTCGAGTACATTTATTTTGCAAGACCGGATTCCATTATTGACGGACAGCTTGTTTACAAGGTTCGTGAAAAGATCGGAAGGGAACTTGCACGCGAGCATCCTGTAGAAGCCGACATGGTATCCCCCGTACCCGACTCAGGGATCACATCCGCCATCGGATATTCCGAAGAGTCCGGCATCGACTATCGGGAAGGCCTGATGAAGAACCGTTATATCGGCCGAACATTCATCCTGCCCGGACAGGCAATGCGGGAAACAGCAGTACGTCTTAAGATGAACACTATTTCCGAGAACCTCAAGGACAGAAAGGTCATTCTTATCGATGACAGCATCGTACGCGGAACTACATCACGCCGCATCATTGAAATGGTACGCAACGCCGGTGCAAAAGAGATACATGCAAGGATCGGAAGTCCTGCGATCATTGCCCCATGCTACCTTGGAATTGATATGGCCTCAAGGGACGAGCTTATAGCTGCCAAAAAACCACTTGAAATGGTCAAAGATGCCATAATTGCAGATTCACTTGGATACCTGAGCATCGATGGTCTTGTCAAGGCGATCGGTATTGACAGGAGTGAACTTTGCCTTGGATGCCTCACTGAAATTTACCCAGTAGAGATCCCCGGTGAAAAGTGCCACCGCAAGCAACTCAAACTTAATGAGTTCAAGAACGAGAATTAA
- a CDS encoding 50S ribosomal protein L37e produces MSKGTPSMGKRQKRTHAKCRRCGSVSLNIHTKQCTSCGFGKTSRMRSYQWQRKCKY; encoded by the coding sequence ATGTCAAAAGGTACTCCATCAATGGGTAAGAGGCAAAAACGCACACACGCTAAATGCAGACGCTGTGGAAGCGTTTCACTCAACATCCATACAAAACAGTGCACATCATGCGGTTTCGGAAAAACATCACGCATGAGAAGCTACCAGTGGCAGAGAAAGTGCAAATACTAA
- a CDS encoding LSm family protein, giving the protein MGNRPLDILNDALNTSVIVRLKGTREFRGVLQGYDVHMNLVLEEAEELSDGEVVRKIGGVVIRGDNVVYVSP; this is encoded by the coding sequence ATGGGAAACAGACCTCTGGATATATTGAACGATGCTTTGAACACATCTGTCATTGTCAGGCTAAAAGGCACAAGAGAATTTAGAGGTGTACTTCAGGGATATGATGTACACATGAACCTTGTACTTGAAGAGGCAGAAGAATTAAGTGACGGCGAAGTAGTACGCAAGATCGGTGGCGTTGTTATCAGAGGAGATAACGTTGTCTACGTGTCTCCGTAA